In Solanum pennellii chromosome 3, SPENNV200, a single window of DNA contains:
- the LOC107012799 gene encoding metacaspase-1-like: MMMLVNCSKCHTPLQLPPGAKSIRCAICRAITLIADPHTAPPTPPSAYNNHYYPPPSPALAPSTYSSGQNSSSRKRAVIVGISYTNTRNELKGCINDAKCMKFLLTNRFNFPQDSILMLTEEERDPYRIPTKHNIRMAMYWLMQGCQAGDSLVFHYSGHGSQQRNYTGDEVDGFDETLCPLDFESQGMIVDDEINATLVRPLPRGAKLHAIIDACHSGTMLDLPFLCRMDRTGRYVWEDHRPRSGAWKGTSGGEVISFSGCDDDQISADTDNLSKVTSTGAMTFSFIQAIEQGKGTTYGGILNAMRSAIRSSDNGVGAGIVTSLLTMLITGGSAVIGMRQEPQLTANEPFDVYTKPFSL, translated from the exons atgatgaTGCTTGTCAATTGTTCTAAGTGTCACACCCCCTTACAACTCCCACCAGGTGCAAAGTCCATTCGCTGCGCCATCTGCAGAGCCATCACACTAATTGCTGATCCTCACACTGCTCCGCCAACACCCCCTTCCGCTTACAATAACCACTACTATCCCCCTCCTTCTCCTGCTCTTGCTCCATCTACTTATAGTTCCGGTCAAAATTCATCGTCACGAAAGAGAGCGGTGATTGTAGGGATTTCGTATACGAATACGAGGAACGAACTGAAGGGATGTATTAATGATGCTAAATGTATGAAGTTTTTGCTCACCAATCGATTCAACTTTCCTCAAGACTCCATTCTCATGCTTACTG AAGAAGAGAGAGATCCATACAGAATACCGACTAAACATAACATAAGAATGGCGATGTACTGGCTTATGCAAGGTTGTCAAGCAGGGGATTCTCTGGTGTTTCATTATTCTGGTCATGGTTCACAACAAAGAAATTACACCGGAGATGAAGTTGATGGGTTCGATGAAACACTTTGTCCGTTGGATTTTGAATCCCAAGGAATGATTGTTGATGATGAAATTAATGCAACACTTGTTAGGCCTCTTCCGCGTGGAGCTAAGCTTCATGCTATTATAGATGCTTGTCACAGTGGTACTATGCTTGACCTACCGTTTCTTTGTAGGATGGACAG GACTGGACGATATGTATGGGAAGATCATCGTCCTCGATCAGGAGCATGGAAAGGAACAAGTGGGGGAGAGGTCATATCCTTCAGCGGTTGTGATGATGATCAAATCTCTGCTGATACGGAT AATTTGTCCAAGGTCACTTCAACTGGTGCAATGACGTTTTCCTTCATCCAAGCAATCGAGCAAGGAAAAGGAACTACATATGGAGGTATTCTTAATGCAATGAGATCTGCCATTCGCAGTTCTGATAATGGTGTAGGAGCTGGCATTGTGACATCTCTGTTGACTATGCTGATCACTGGAGGAAGTGCTGTCATTGGAATGAGACAG GAACCACAATTGACAGCAAATGAACCATTTGATGTGTACACCAAGCCATTTTCATTGTAG
- the LOC114076505 gene encoding uncharacterized protein LOC114076505, giving the protein MKKKYQGNVKAKRVQLQGLRTEFETLRMKSGEAVADFFSRTMAIASKMRIHGEQMKDVTIVEKILRSMTPKFNFVVCSIEESKDIDELSIDELQSSLLVHEQKIIQQDKEEHALKATTDNPSKTSGGRGRGRGRSRGRGSYSRGNQQYHQQNDDQFQHRGRGRGGHDSTTQKPKSVDKTNVECYRCHRYGHYQ; this is encoded by the coding sequence ATGAAGAAGAAGTATCAAGGCAATGTGAAGGCAAAAAGGGTACAACTCCAAGGACTCCGAACTGAATTTGAGACTTTGCGTATGAAGTCAGGAGAGGCAGTTGCAGATTTCTTTTCAAGAACAATGGCAATTGCAAGCAAGATGAGAATCCATGGAGAGCAAATGAAGGATGTCACCATTGTTGAGAAAATCCTTCGATCAATGACAccgaaatttaattttgttgtcTGCTCTATCGAAGAATCGAAGGATATTGATGAACTCTCCATTGATGAATTGCAAAGTTCTTTGTTAGTTCATGAGCAGAAAATCATCCAGCAGGACAAAGAAGAGCACGCGCTGAAAGCAACCACAGATAATCCTTCTAAAACAAGTGGAGGTCGAGGCAGAGGCCGAGGTCGGAGTAGGGGGAGAGGAAGCTATAGTCGAGGTAATCAACAGTACCATCAACAAAATGATGATCAGTTTCAACACAGAGGAAGGGGACGTGGAGGACATGACTCAACAACTCAGAAACCAAAGTCAGTAGACAAAACAAATGTTGAGTGCTATCGCTGCcataggtatggtcattaccAATGA